The following are encoded together in the Ornithorhynchus anatinus isolate Pmale09 unplaced genomic scaffold, mOrnAna1.pri.v4 scaffold_264_arrow_ctg1, whole genome shotgun sequence genome:
- the PGS1 gene encoding CDP-diacylglycerol--glycerol-3-phosphate 3-phosphatidyltransferase, mitochondrial isoform X1: MAAAAAGPALWRRLLGLLGGRPGWAAFLGRLSDRLGRNRDRRSPWLLLAPLVSPTMPHGTSPPCSLCPEGAHRFQWIQNLVPEFGISSSHVKVLSSPTEFFELMKEQITSAKRRVVMASLYLGTGPLEQELVDCIDKALERALQASSPCSLRVSILLDFTRGSRGRQNSRTMLLPLLQRFPERVRVSLFHTPHLRGLLRLLVPERFNETIGLQHIKVYLFDGNVILSGANLSDSYFTNRQDRYVFLQDCPEVADFFTDLVEAVGDVSLQLQGDDSVRVLEGALHPYKGDRRAYCEAARRKVMGVIEGARARQLRLHAQTAHGPGERPPAPDTWIYPLVQMKPFGIRIDEAVTETLLTEPECGARLFLTTGYFNLTRAYMELVLGARADYRILLASPEVNGFFGARGVAGAIPAAYVYIERQFYRQVCNLGQEERVRLQEYRRSGWTFHAKGLWLYLAGSSLPCLTLIGSPNFGYRSVHRDLEAQIAIVTENRALQQQLHQEQEQLYGLSGAVTAATFEQPSRCVKLWVKLLTPLIKNFF; this comes from the exons ATCGCCATGGCTGCTCCTGGCTCCCCTGGTTTCCCCGACGATGCCCCACGGGACCTCTCCGCCCTGCAGCCTCTGCCCAGAGGGGGCTCACCGCTTCCAGTGGATCCAGAACCTGGTCCCCGAGTTTGGCATCTCCAGCTCTCACGTCAAGGTGTTGTCCTCCCCGACAGAGTTCTTCGAGCTCATGAAG gagcaGATCACATCAGCCAAGAGGCGGGTGGTGATGGCTTCTCTGTACCTGGGCACCGGCCCCCTGGAGCAGGAGCTG GTGGACTGCATAGACAAGGCCCTTGAGAGGGCTCTTCAGGCAAGCTCACCCTGCAGCCTCAGGGTCTCCATCCTGCTGGACTTTACCAGGGGCTCAAGAG GCAGGCAGAACTCCCGCACgatgctgctgccgctgctgcagcGCTTCCCCGAGCGGGTCCGCGTCTCCCTGTTCCACACGCCGCACCTGCGAGGGCTGCTCCGCCTCCTCGTCCCCGAGCGCTTCAACGAGACCATCGGCCTGCAGCACATCAAGGTCTACCTGTTCGACGGCAACGTCATCCTGAGCGG ggCAAACCTGAGCGACTCGTACTTCACCAACCGCCAGGACCGCTACGTGTTCCTGCAGGACTGCCCGGAGGTGGCCGATTTCTTCACAGACCTGGTGGAGGCGGTGGGAGACGTGTCCCTCCAGCTGCAGGGCGACGACAGCGTACGCGTGCTCGAGGGCGCGCTGCACCCCTATAAGG GTGACCGGAGGGCGTACTGCGAGGCGGCCCGCAGGAAGGTCATGGGCGTGATCGAGGGGGCCAGGGCCCGGCAGCTGCGGCTGCACGCCCAGACGGCCCACGGGCCCGGGGAGCGGCCCCCGGCGCCCGACACCTGGATCTACCCGCTGGTCCAGATGAAGCCCTTCGGCATCCGCATCGACGAGGCGGTCACGGAGACGCTGCTGACCGAGCCCGAGTGCGGGGCCCGCCTCTTCCTCACCACCGGCTACTTCAACCTGACGCGGGCCTACATGGAACTGGTGCTGGGCGCCCGGGCCGACTACCGCATCCTGCTGGCCTCCCCCGAGGTCAACGGCTTCTTCGGGGCCCGCGGGGTGGCCGGGGCCATCCCCGCCGCCTACGTCTACATCGAGCGCCAGTTCTACCGGCAGGTGTGCAACCTGGGCCAGGAGGAGCGCGTCCGCCTGCAGGAGTATCGGCGGAGCGGCTGGACCTTCCACGCCAAAG GCCTGTGGCTCTACCTGGCAGGGAGCAGCCTGCCTTGCCTCACGCTGATTGGCTCTCCTAATTTTGGGTACAGGTCGGTTCACCGGGACCTGGAGGCGCAGATTGCCATAGTGACCGAGAACCGCGCCCTCCAGCAGCAGCTCCACCAG GAGCAAGAGCAGCTGTACGGGCTGTCGGGGGCTGTGACGGCAGCCACGTTCGAGCAGCCGAGCCGCTGCGTGAAGCTGTGGGTGAAGCTGCTGACGCCGCTTATCAAGAACTTCTTCTGA
- the PGS1 gene encoding CDP-diacylglycerol--glycerol-3-phosphate 3-phosphatidyltransferase, mitochondrial isoform X2, which yields MAAAAAGPALWRRLLGLLGGRPGWAAFLGRLSDRLGRNRDRRSPWLLLAPLVSPTMPHGTSPPCSLCPEGAHRFQWIQNLVPEFGISSSHVKVLSSPTEFFELMKEQITSAKRRVVMASLYLGTGPLEQELVDCIDKALERALQASSPCSLRVSILLDFTRGSRGRQNSRTMLLPLLQRFPERVRVSLFHTPHLRGLLRLLVPERFNETIGLQHIKVYLFDGNVILSGANLSDSYFTNRQDRYVFLQDCPEVADFFTDLVEAVGDVSLQLQGDDSVRVLEGALHPYKGDRRAYCEAARRKVMGVIEGARARQLRLHAQTAHGPGERPPAPDTWIYPLVQMKPFGIRIDEAVTETLLTEPECGARLFLTTGYFNLTRAYMELVLGARADYRILLASPEVNGFFGARGVAGAIPAAYVYIERQFYRQVCNLGQEERVRLQEYRRSGWTFHAKGRFTGTWRRRLP from the exons ATCGCCATGGCTGCTCCTGGCTCCCCTGGTTTCCCCGACGATGCCCCACGGGACCTCTCCGCCCTGCAGCCTCTGCCCAGAGGGGGCTCACCGCTTCCAGTGGATCCAGAACCTGGTCCCCGAGTTTGGCATCTCCAGCTCTCACGTCAAGGTGTTGTCCTCCCCGACAGAGTTCTTCGAGCTCATGAAG gagcaGATCACATCAGCCAAGAGGCGGGTGGTGATGGCTTCTCTGTACCTGGGCACCGGCCCCCTGGAGCAGGAGCTG GTGGACTGCATAGACAAGGCCCTTGAGAGGGCTCTTCAGGCAAGCTCACCCTGCAGCCTCAGGGTCTCCATCCTGCTGGACTTTACCAGGGGCTCAAGAG GCAGGCAGAACTCCCGCACgatgctgctgccgctgctgcagcGCTTCCCCGAGCGGGTCCGCGTCTCCCTGTTCCACACGCCGCACCTGCGAGGGCTGCTCCGCCTCCTCGTCCCCGAGCGCTTCAACGAGACCATCGGCCTGCAGCACATCAAGGTCTACCTGTTCGACGGCAACGTCATCCTGAGCGG ggCAAACCTGAGCGACTCGTACTTCACCAACCGCCAGGACCGCTACGTGTTCCTGCAGGACTGCCCGGAGGTGGCCGATTTCTTCACAGACCTGGTGGAGGCGGTGGGAGACGTGTCCCTCCAGCTGCAGGGCGACGACAGCGTACGCGTGCTCGAGGGCGCGCTGCACCCCTATAAGG GTGACCGGAGGGCGTACTGCGAGGCGGCCCGCAGGAAGGTCATGGGCGTGATCGAGGGGGCCAGGGCCCGGCAGCTGCGGCTGCACGCCCAGACGGCCCACGGGCCCGGGGAGCGGCCCCCGGCGCCCGACACCTGGATCTACCCGCTGGTCCAGATGAAGCCCTTCGGCATCCGCATCGACGAGGCGGTCACGGAGACGCTGCTGACCGAGCCCGAGTGCGGGGCCCGCCTCTTCCTCACCACCGGCTACTTCAACCTGACGCGGGCCTACATGGAACTGGTGCTGGGCGCCCGGGCCGACTACCGCATCCTGCTGGCCTCCCCCGAGGTCAACGGCTTCTTCGGGGCCCGCGGGGTGGCCGGGGCCATCCCCGCCGCCTACGTCTACATCGAGCGCCAGTTCTACCGGCAGGTGTGCAACCTGGGCCAGGAGGAGCGCGTCCGCCTGCAGGAGTATCGGCGGAGCGGCTGGACCTTCCACGCCAAAG GTCGGTTCACCGGGACCTGGAGGCGCAGATTGCCATAG